A window from Populus trichocarpa isolate Nisqually-1 chromosome 3, P.trichocarpa_v4.1, whole genome shotgun sequence encodes these proteins:
- the LOC18111180 gene encoding nifU-like protein 2, chloroplastic has product MQSVVLNPTCYCRAQQGLDTSCSSPPPPAILYKSRSSFFGTHSRSPGHLRRGIPCRSLRIRSPSFTRRRPVVKAVATPDSAVELPLTADNVESVLDEVRPYLISDGGNVALHEIDGNVVRLKLQGACSSCSASVMTMKMGIERRLMEKIPEIVAVEAVADEETGLELNGENIEKVLEEIRPYLVGAAGGSLELVAIEEPIVKVRLTGPAAGVMTVRVAVTQKLREKIPAIAAVQLL; this is encoded by the exons atGCAATCGGTGGTGTTGAACCCAACTTGCTACTGCAGGGCTCAACAAGGCCTAGACACCTCCTGCAGCTCTCCTCCCCCTCCTGCTATTCTTTACAAG AGTCGTTCGAGCTTTTTTGGTACCCATTCGAGGAGCCCCGGTCACCTGCGGCGAGGCATACCTTGCCGTTCCTTGCGAATTCGATCGCCTTCTTTCACACGGAGGAGGCCAg TTGTTAAGGCTGTTGCTACTCCAGATTCAGCGGTAGAATTGCCGTTGACTGCAGACAATGTTGAGAGTGTATTGGATGAGGTTAGACCTTACCTGATTTCAGATGGTGGTAATGTGGCATTGCATGAGATTGATGGAAATGTTGTCCGATTGAAATTACAAGGAGCATGTAGTTCTTGTTCTGCTTCGGTTATGACGATGAAGATGGGTATTGAGCGTCGCTTAATGGAAAAGATTCCTGAGATAGTTGCAGTAGAAGCTGTAGCGGATGAAGAAACTGGGCTTGAGCTGAACGGAGAGAATATAGAGAAG GTACTGGAAGAAATAAGGCCATACCTTGTTGGGGCAGCAGGAGGATCTCTTGAACTAGTGGCAATTGAGGAACCAATAGTTAAAGTCCGATTAACAGGGCCAGCAGCTGGGGTCATGACTGTACGAGTGGCTGTCACCCAGAAATTACGCGAGAAAATTCCAGCCATTGCTGCAGTTCAACTCCTATGA
- the LOC18111181 gene encoding WEB family protein At3g51220, protein METPTLSPKPAKDYSSSVDTSRPFRSVKEAVAIFGKRILVGEIYSSKPYYNPPGEENISWRFLSPSPSYRSPKEDHHHEQNEVFGALMKLEAELKETKTELKLLKERESETEIALASLNAELHKNMSKLARAEAAAAKEAVEMKAVSFEREKKEDLLLKEEERMRELMIRMENSPTLAQILSLGEEKECFRGKEERKAMKKKPIVPLVGDLFFKKKGSSNTLNNPLYASPEVCFN, encoded by the coding sequence ATGGAAACCCCTACTCTTTCTCCAAAACCAGCAAAAGACTACAGCTCCTCGGTTGACACTTCTCGCCCATTTCGATCAGTCAAAGAAGCTGTTGCCATCTTCGGCAAGCGGATTCTCGTAGGAGAAATATACTCTTCGAAGCCTTATTATAATCCTCCTGgagaagaaaatatttcatgGAGGTTCTTATCACCAAGTCCTAGCTACAGAAGCCCTAAAGAAGATCATCATCATGAACAAAATGAGGTCTTTGGTGCTCTAATGAAACTTGAGGCTGAACTTAAGGAAACAAAGACTGAACTGAAGTTGCTAAAGGAGAGAGAGTCCGAGACTGAAATTGCACTGGCTTCTTTGAATGCCGAGCTTCACAAGAATATGTCTAAGTTGGCTAGGGCAGAGGCAGCTGCAGCTAAAGAGGCGGTAGAGATGAAAGCGGTGAGTTTTGAGAGGGAAAAGAAGGAAGATCTTCTTCTTAAAGAGGAAGAAAGGATGAGAGAATTGATGATAAGAATGGAGAATTCTCCAACCTTGGCTCAAATATTGAGTCTTGGGGAGGAGAAAGAGTGCTTCAGAGGAAAGGAGGAGAGGAAGGCAATGAAAAAGAAGCCTATTGTTCCTCTTGTGGGAGActtgtttttcaagaaaaaaggaTCATCTAATACTCTTAATAACCCTCTATATGCATCTCCTGAAGTGTGTTTTAATTGA
- the LOC18111182 gene encoding uncharacterized protein LOC18111182, with protein sequence MMNFTTILCKRLTVKELVTNVPVYESIADGSSGGLSLMFRRWATKKQAGSTKNGRDSKPKNLGVKKFGGERVIPGNIIVRQRGTRFHPGDYVGMGKDHTLFALKEGNVKFETNKLTGRKWVHVEPKYGYELHPIYTKASGDSAQVTTAS encoded by the exons ATGATGAATTTTACAACGATATTGTGCAAACGTTTGACTGTGAAGGAACTGGTCACCAATGTCCCCGTCTATGAAAGCATTGCTG ATGGGTCTTCTGGTGGATTAAGCTTGATGTTTAGACGTTGGGCTACCAAAAAACAAGCTGGGTCCACAAAGAATGGACGGGATTCGAAACCTAAGAACCTAGGGGTCAAGAAATTTGGTGGAGAG AGGGTTATACCTGGAAATATCATAGTTCGGCAACGAGGCACTCGTTTTCATCCTGGAGACTATGTTGGGATGGGGAAAGATCACACGCTTTTTGCCTTGAAGGAAGGAAATGTGAAGTTTGAAACAAACAAGCTTACAGGCCGCAAATGGGTGCATGTGGAGCCTAAGTATGGATATGAGCTCCATCCTATTTACACAAAAGCAAGTGGTGATTCAGCACAGGTGACAACAGCCTCATGA
- the LOC18111184 gene encoding ribosome biogenesis protein BOP1 homolog, with protein sequence MGASKKESVEVEKREEEKKKSKKTQPTKKEKLSTEESLLHKKQEDTATDYKEFSEDDSSEDYKSAEESEAGDSETSGDEGFHNTGSNEGLANEGQSEDSEPDLGGEESDSSEDEVAPRNTVGDVPLEWYRDEKHIGYDIAGKKLKKKEKQDKLDSFLANVDDSKNWRKIYDEYNDEEVELTKEETKLIRRVLKGKAPHGDFDPYAPYVDWFKWEDSKHPLSNAPEPKSRFIPSKWEAKKVLGLVRAIRKGLIKFDKPKEEPRFYMLWGDDASSSEKTGHLSYIPAPKPNLPGHEESYNPSLEYIPTQEEINSYQLMDEEDRPKFIPKRFTSLRSIPAYENAVKDSFERCLDLYLCPRVRKKRINIDPESLKPKLPSRKDLKPYPATCYLEYRGHKGAVMSISTEASGQWIASGSSDGTVRLWEVETCRCIKVWEFGEVVQYVAWNPLPELPILAVSVGQDVFLLNTGLGNEETQRKVKELLHVATSTVLDGSGNKVSAWNWLQDDKHEGIRLQHFKTVYSVEWHRKGDYFSTVMPAGDSKAILIHQLSKKFTQRHPFKLHGLPVSAVFHPTRSIFFVSTKKNVRVYDLLKQKLIKKLETGLREVSSISVHPAGDNVIVGSRDGKLCWFDMDLSSKPYKVLKCHPKDINNVAFHRSYPLFASCSDDCTAYVFHGMVYSDLNQNPLIVPLEILRGHASSNGRGVLDCKFHPRQPWLFTAGADSLIKLYCH encoded by the exons ATGGGGGCGAGCAAGAAAGAATCAGTTGAAGTGGAAAAAagggaggaggagaagaagaaaagcaaaaaaacccAACCCACCAAGAAAGAGAAGCTCAGTACAGAAGAATCCCTGcttcataaaaaacaagaagacaCAGCAACTGATTACAAG GAATTTTCCGAGGATGATTCTTCTGAGGATTATAAATCAGCAGAGGAGTCAGAAGCTGGTGACAGCGAAACCTCTGGAGATGAG GGCTTTCACAACACCGGTAGTAATGAGGGCTTGGCCAATGAAGGTCAGAGTGAAGACTCTGAACCTGATCTGGGAGGTGAAGAGAGCGACTCTTCTGAGGATGAG gTGGCTCCTAGAAATACAGTCGGTGATGTTCCATTGGAGTGGTATAGGGATGAAAAGCATATTGGGTATGACATTGCTGGAAAGaagctaaaaaagaaagaaaaacaagataaactTGATTCATTTCTTGCGAATGTTGATGACTCAAAAAATTG gcGAAAGATTTATGATGAGTACAATGATGAGGAGGTAGAGTTGACAAAAGAAGAAACCAAACTTATTCGTAGAGTGCTCAAAGGAAAGGCTCCACATGGTGACTTTGATCCATATGCG CCTTATGTTGATTGGTTTAAATGGGAAGATTCAAAGCATCCATTGTCAAATGCACCAGAGCCTAAGAGTCGATTCATTCCCTCAAAATGGGAAGCTAAAAAG GTTCTTGGACTGGTTAGGGCAATTCGAAAAGGATTAATAAAATTTGACAAGCCAAAAGAAGAACCTCGTTTCTACATGTTGTGGGGGGATGATGCTAGCTCATCAGAAAAGACTGGGCATTTATCTTACATTCCTGCTCCAAAACCAAATTTGCCAG GCCATGAGGAGTCCTACAATCCTTCTCTAGAATACATCCCAACACAGGAGGAGATCAATTCTTATCAGTTAATGGATGAGGAAGACCGACCTAAATTTATACCTAAAAG GTTTACATCTTTAAGGAGCATCCCAGCATATGAAAATGCTGTTAAAGACTCTTTTGAGCGCTGTCTGGATTTATACTTGTGCCCTAGAGTTCGCAAGAAACGT ATTAATATTGATCCTGAGTCTTTGAAGCCTAAGCTGCCAAGCCGAAAAGATCTCAAACCTTACCCAGCAACATGCTATCTTGAGTATAGAGGGCACAAAGGTGCAGTTATGTCAATTTCCACTGAAGCTTCAGGACAGTGGATTGCTTCAG GTTCAAGTGATGGAACTGTGCGATTGTGGGAGGTTGAGACTTGTAGATGTATTAAAGTCTGGGAGTTTGGTGAAGTTGTCCAATATGTAGCTTGGAATCCTTTGCCGGAACTTCCTATATTGGCCGTCTCTGT GGGACAAGATGTGTTCCTTTTGAACACTGGGCTGGGAAATGAAGAAACACAGAGAAAAGTTAAGGAGCTTCTGCATGTCGCGACATCTACAGTTCTTGATGGTTCTG gTAACAAGGTGTCCGCTTGGAACTGGCTTCAAGATGACAAACATGAAGGGATCAGGTTACAGCATTTTAAG ACTGTATACTCAGTGGAATGGCATCGTAAGGGAGACTATTTCTCAACAGTGATGCCAGCTG GTGATTCAAAAGCAATTCTTATCCACCAGCTCTCAAAGAAATTTACGCAAAGACATCCATTTAAGCTGCATGGACTTCCAGTGTCAGCAGTTTTTCATCCTACTCGCTCCATCTTCTTTGTCTCAACAAAGAAGAATGTTCGTGTTTATGATCTCTTGAAGCAAAAGCTGATCAAGAAGCTGGAGACTGGATTACGTGAAGTTTCCTCTATTTCAGTTCATCCTGCTG GTGATAATGTAATTGTGGGAAGCAGAGATGGAAAGTTATGTTGGTTTGACATGGACCTTTCATCTAAACCTTACAAAGTTCTCAA GTGTCATCCCAAAGACATAAACAATGTGGCCTTCCATCGTTCATACCCATTATTTGCATCATGCTCTGATGACTGCACTGCATATGTTTTTCACGGCATGGTTTATTCTGATCTCAATCAGAATCCTCTTATTGTTCCCTTGGAAATTCTCCGTGGACATGCAAGCTCAAATGGAAGAG GAGTATTGGACTGCAAGTTCCACCCACGGCAACCGTGGTTATTCACTGCTGGTGCTGATTCTTTGATAAAACTTTATTGTCACTAA
- the LOC18111185 gene encoding probable magnesium transporter NIPA4 isoform X1, whose amino-acid sequence MAMESGSWKESYKGMSADNIKGLVLALSSSVFIGASFIVKKKGLKKAGASGIRAGSGGYTYLYEPLWWVGMITMIVGEIANFAAYAFAPAILVTPLGALSIIISAALAHIILREKLHIFGILGCVLCVVGSTTIVLHAPQEREIESVKEVWDLATEPAFLFYAALVIAAVFILIFHFIPDYGQTHIMVYIGVCSLVGSLSVMSVKALGIALKLTLSGTNQLIYPQTWVFAFVVITCVLTQMNYLNKALDTFNTAVVSPIYYVMFTSLTILASVIMFKDWDRQSPTQIVTEMCGFMTILSGTFLLHKTKDMADGSPSLPVRLSKHTEEDGFGTEGIPLRRQDSSRAP is encoded by the exons ATGGCGATGGAGAGTGGGAGCTGGAAAGAGTCGTACAAGGGGATGTCGGCTGATAATATTAAGGGATTAGTGTTGGCACTGTCTTCCAGCGTCTTTATTGGTGCCAGTTTCATTGTCAAGAAGAAGGGCTTGAAGAAAGCTGGGGCCTCCGGTATCAGGGCAG GAAGTGGAGGTTATACTTACTTATATGAACCGCTCTGGTGGGTGGGCATGATAACAA TGATTGTTGGGGAAATTGCTAATTTTGCAGCTTATGCGTTTGCACCAGCTATCCTGGTCACTCCTCTTGGTGCTCTCAGCATTATTATAAG TGCTGCTCTTGCACATATCATATTACGAGAGAAATTGCATATTTTTGGAATTCTTGGTTGTGTTCTTTGTGTTGTGGGTTCTACAACAATTGTGCTGCATGCTCCTCAAGAACGTGAGATTGAATCCGTGAAAGAAGTTTGGGATCTCGCTACAGAGCCTG CCTTTCTGTTCTATGCTGCTTTGGTCATAGCAGCTGTATTCATTCTCATATTCCACTTTATCCCTGACTATGGCCAGACGCATATAATGGTTTACATTGGTGTTTGTTCTCTCGTAGGCTCCTTGTCG GTCATGAGTGTTAAAGCACTTGGAATTGCGTTGAAGCTGACACTGTCAGGAACGAATCAGCTAATATATCCGCAAACATGGGTCTTTGCCTTTGTTGTAATTACTTGTGTGCTTACCCAAATGAATTATTTGAACAAG GCGCTTGATACTTTCAACACTGCTGTTGTTTCTCCTATATACTATGTTATGTTTACATCACTTACAATTTTGGCAAGTGTAATCATGTTCAAG GATTGGGATAGGCAGAGTCCAACTCAAATAGTCACCGAAATGTGTGGGTTCATGACTATCCTTTCAGGAACGTTTCTTCTTCACAAGACGAAGGATATGGCTGATG GATCTCCATCTCTACCCGTGCGACTCTCCAAGCACACAGAGGAGGATGGCTTTGGTACCGAGGGCATTCCTCTTAGGCGGCAGGATTCATCCAGAGCaccataa
- the LOC18111185 gene encoding probable magnesium transporter NIPA4 isoform X2, producing the protein MAMESGSWKESYKGMSADNIKGLVLALSSSVFIGASFIVKKKGLKKAGASGIRAGSGGYTYLYEPLWWVGMITSLNILLVCSAALAHIILREKLHIFGILGCVLCVVGSTTIVLHAPQEREIESVKEVWDLATEPAFLFYAALVIAAVFILIFHFIPDYGQTHIMVYIGVCSLVGSLSVMSVKALGIALKLTLSGTNQLIYPQTWVFAFVVITCVLTQMNYLNKALDTFNTAVVSPIYYVMFTSLTILASVIMFKDWDRQSPTQIVTEMCGFMTILSGTFLLHKTKDMADGSPSLPVRLSKHTEEDGFGTEGIPLRRQDSSRAP; encoded by the exons ATGGCGATGGAGAGTGGGAGCTGGAAAGAGTCGTACAAGGGGATGTCGGCTGATAATATTAAGGGATTAGTGTTGGCACTGTCTTCCAGCGTCTTTATTGGTGCCAGTTTCATTGTCAAGAAGAAGGGCTTGAAGAAAGCTGGGGCCTCCGGTATCAGGGCAG GAAGTGGAGGTTATACTTACTTATATGAACCGCTCTGGTGGGTGGGCATGATAACAA GTCTTAACATTTTGTTGGTTTGCAGTGCTGCTCTTGCACATATCATATTACGAGAGAAATTGCATATTTTTGGAATTCTTGGTTGTGTTCTTTGTGTTGTGGGTTCTACAACAATTGTGCTGCATGCTCCTCAAGAACGTGAGATTGAATCCGTGAAAGAAGTTTGGGATCTCGCTACAGAGCCTG CCTTTCTGTTCTATGCTGCTTTGGTCATAGCAGCTGTATTCATTCTCATATTCCACTTTATCCCTGACTATGGCCAGACGCATATAATGGTTTACATTGGTGTTTGTTCTCTCGTAGGCTCCTTGTCG GTCATGAGTGTTAAAGCACTTGGAATTGCGTTGAAGCTGACACTGTCAGGAACGAATCAGCTAATATATCCGCAAACATGGGTCTTTGCCTTTGTTGTAATTACTTGTGTGCTTACCCAAATGAATTATTTGAACAAG GCGCTTGATACTTTCAACACTGCTGTTGTTTCTCCTATATACTATGTTATGTTTACATCACTTACAATTTTGGCAAGTGTAATCATGTTCAAG GATTGGGATAGGCAGAGTCCAACTCAAATAGTCACCGAAATGTGTGGGTTCATGACTATCCTTTCAGGAACGTTTCTTCTTCACAAGACGAAGGATATGGCTGATG GATCTCCATCTCTACCCGTGCGACTCTCCAAGCACACAGAGGAGGATGGCTTTGGTACCGAGGGCATTCCTCTTAGGCGGCAGGATTCATCCAGAGCaccataa
- the LOC18111185 gene encoding probable magnesium transporter NIPA3 isoform X3, whose protein sequence is MAMESGSWKESYKGMSADNIKGLVLALSSSVFIGASFIVKKKGLKKAGASGIRAGSGGYTYLYEPLWWVGMITMIVGEIANFAAYAFAPAILVTPLGALSIIISAALAHIILREKLHIFGILGCVLCVVGSTTIVLHAPQEREIESVKEVWDLATEPAFLFYAALVIAAVFILIFHFIPDYGQTHIMVYIGVCSLVGSLSVMSVKALGIALKLTLSGTNQLIYPQTWVFAFVVITCVLTQMNYLNKGNGFKIRSAHFVEWFYLFIKPLKTLQ, encoded by the exons ATGGCGATGGAGAGTGGGAGCTGGAAAGAGTCGTACAAGGGGATGTCGGCTGATAATATTAAGGGATTAGTGTTGGCACTGTCTTCCAGCGTCTTTATTGGTGCCAGTTTCATTGTCAAGAAGAAGGGCTTGAAGAAAGCTGGGGCCTCCGGTATCAGGGCAG GAAGTGGAGGTTATACTTACTTATATGAACCGCTCTGGTGGGTGGGCATGATAACAA TGATTGTTGGGGAAATTGCTAATTTTGCAGCTTATGCGTTTGCACCAGCTATCCTGGTCACTCCTCTTGGTGCTCTCAGCATTATTATAAG TGCTGCTCTTGCACATATCATATTACGAGAGAAATTGCATATTTTTGGAATTCTTGGTTGTGTTCTTTGTGTTGTGGGTTCTACAACAATTGTGCTGCATGCTCCTCAAGAACGTGAGATTGAATCCGTGAAAGAAGTTTGGGATCTCGCTACAGAGCCTG CCTTTCTGTTCTATGCTGCTTTGGTCATAGCAGCTGTATTCATTCTCATATTCCACTTTATCCCTGACTATGGCCAGACGCATATAATGGTTTACATTGGTGTTTGTTCTCTCGTAGGCTCCTTGTCG GTCATGAGTGTTAAAGCACTTGGAATTGCGTTGAAGCTGACACTGTCAGGAACGAATCAGCTAATATATCCGCAAACATGGGTCTTTGCCTTTGTTGTAATTACTTGTGTGCTTACCCAAATGAATTATTTGAACAAG GGGAATGGCTTCAAAATCAGATCAGCTCACTTTGTGGAGTGGTTTTATCTCTTCATAAAACCTCTTAAAACTCTTCAGTGA
- the LOC18111185 gene encoding probable magnesium transporter NIPA4 isoform X4, which produces MAMESGSWKESYKGMSADNIKGLVLALSSSVFIGASFIVKKKGLKKAGASGIRAGSGGYTYLYEPLWWVGMITMIVGEIANFAAYAFAPAILVTPLGALSIIISAALAHIILREKLHIFGILGCVLCVVGSTTIVLHAPQEREIESVKEVWDLATEPAFLFYAALVIAAVFILIFHFIPDYGQTHIMVYIGVCSLVGSLSVMSVKALGIALKLTLSGTNQLIYPQTWVFAFVVITCVLTQMNYLNKLKGSM; this is translated from the exons ATGGCGATGGAGAGTGGGAGCTGGAAAGAGTCGTACAAGGGGATGTCGGCTGATAATATTAAGGGATTAGTGTTGGCACTGTCTTCCAGCGTCTTTATTGGTGCCAGTTTCATTGTCAAGAAGAAGGGCTTGAAGAAAGCTGGGGCCTCCGGTATCAGGGCAG GAAGTGGAGGTTATACTTACTTATATGAACCGCTCTGGTGGGTGGGCATGATAACAA TGATTGTTGGGGAAATTGCTAATTTTGCAGCTTATGCGTTTGCACCAGCTATCCTGGTCACTCCTCTTGGTGCTCTCAGCATTATTATAAG TGCTGCTCTTGCACATATCATATTACGAGAGAAATTGCATATTTTTGGAATTCTTGGTTGTGTTCTTTGTGTTGTGGGTTCTACAACAATTGTGCTGCATGCTCCTCAAGAACGTGAGATTGAATCCGTGAAAGAAGTTTGGGATCTCGCTACAGAGCCTG CCTTTCTGTTCTATGCTGCTTTGGTCATAGCAGCTGTATTCATTCTCATATTCCACTTTATCCCTGACTATGGCCAGACGCATATAATGGTTTACATTGGTGTTTGTTCTCTCGTAGGCTCCTTGTCG GTCATGAGTGTTAAAGCACTTGGAATTGCGTTGAAGCTGACACTGTCAGGAACGAATCAGCTAATATATCCGCAAACATGGGTCTTTGCCTTTGTTGTAATTACTTGTGTGCTTACCCAAATGAATTATTTGAACAAG TTGAAGGGGAGCATGTAG